From one Microbacterium aurum genomic stretch:
- a CDS encoding ANTAR domain-containing response regulator: MTEQEQSTAPASSTASAPRRVVVAEDESLIRLDIVEILRDNGFDVVGEAGDGETAVALATELRPDLVIMDVKMPVLDGISAAEKLSKSHIAPVVLLTAFSQKELVERASEAGALAYVVKPFTPNDLLPAIEIALARYEQIIMLEAEVADMVERFETRKLVDRAKGLLNEKMGLSEPEAFRWIQKASMDRRLTMQDVAKAIIEQLSPKKS, encoded by the coding sequence GTGACTGAGCAGGAACAGAGCACGGCCCCGGCATCCTCCACGGCATCGGCCCCGCGACGCGTCGTCGTCGCCGAGGACGAGTCGCTGATCCGCCTCGACATCGTGGAGATCCTCCGCGACAACGGGTTCGACGTGGTGGGAGAGGCCGGTGACGGTGAGACCGCCGTGGCGCTGGCGACCGAACTGCGCCCGGACCTCGTCATCATGGACGTGAAGATGCCGGTGCTGGACGGCATCAGCGCGGCCGAGAAGCTCAGCAAGAGCCACATCGCCCCCGTCGTGCTGCTGACGGCATTCAGCCAGAAGGAGCTCGTCGAGCGCGCGAGCGAAGCCGGCGCCCTCGCGTACGTCGTCAAGCCCTTCACGCCGAACGACCTGCTGCCGGCGATCGAGATCGCCCTGGCCCGCTACGAGCAGATCATCATGCTCGAGGCCGAGGTCGCCGACATGGTCGAGCGCTTCGAGACGCGCAAGCTCGTCGACCGGGCCAAGGGCCTGCTGAACGAGAAGATGGGCCTGTCCGAGCCCGAGGCGTTCCGCTGGATCCAGAAGGCGTCGATGGACCGGCGCCTGACCATGCAGGACGTCGCCAAGGCGATCATCGAGCAGCTCTCGCCCAAGAAGTCCTGA
- the pyk gene encoding pyruvate kinase, producing the protein MRRAKIVATLGPATESYEMIRAIIDAGVDVTRMNLSHGSYAEHEIRFANVRKAADDAGRAVAILVDLQGPKIRLGKFSDGPHDLAVGETFRITTEDVVGTRDLVGTTFKGLAGDVSPGDFLLIDDGKVRVQVESVDGPVVTTNVVVAGTVSNNKGINLPGVAVSVPALSEKDESDLRWGLRAGADLIALSFVRDAADVTRVHEIMAEEGRKVPVIAKIEKPQAVDNLEEIIDAFDGIMVARGDLAVELPLEVVPIVQKEAVELCRRMAKPVIVATQMLESMIHSPVPTRAEASDVANAVLDGTDAVMLSGETSVGEYPVITVQTMARIVESTEDHGLERIRPISAKPRTQGGIITLAANEVAEFVGAKFICIFTESGDTARRMSRLRPGIPMMAFAVDPAIRRRMALTWGVQSTLVEHVAHTDLMFIQVDEFFLGQGLAKEGDKVVVISGSPPGIIGSTNDIRVHKIGDAAHGKAPIYQAEK; encoded by the coding sequence GTGAGACGCGCGAAAATCGTCGCCACCCTGGGCCCCGCCACCGAGTCGTATGAGATGATCCGTGCGATCATCGACGCCGGTGTCGACGTGACCCGAATGAACCTCAGCCACGGCTCCTATGCGGAGCACGAAATCCGCTTCGCCAACGTGCGCAAGGCCGCCGATGACGCCGGCCGCGCCGTCGCCATCCTCGTCGACCTGCAGGGCCCCAAGATCCGCCTCGGCAAGTTCTCCGATGGCCCCCACGACCTCGCCGTCGGCGAGACGTTCCGCATCACGACCGAGGATGTCGTCGGCACGCGCGACCTCGTCGGCACGACCTTCAAGGGCCTCGCCGGCGATGTCTCACCGGGCGACTTCCTGCTCATCGACGACGGCAAGGTCCGCGTTCAGGTGGAGAGCGTCGACGGCCCGGTCGTCACGACCAACGTCGTCGTCGCCGGCACCGTCTCCAACAACAAGGGCATCAACCTGCCCGGCGTCGCCGTCAGCGTCCCCGCCCTGTCCGAGAAGGATGAGTCGGACCTGCGCTGGGGCCTGCGGGCGGGCGCCGACCTCATCGCGCTGTCGTTCGTGCGCGACGCCGCCGACGTCACGCGCGTGCACGAGATCATGGCGGAGGAGGGTCGCAAGGTCCCCGTCATCGCCAAGATCGAGAAGCCGCAGGCCGTCGACAACCTCGAGGAGATCATCGACGCCTTCGACGGCATCATGGTCGCCCGCGGCGACCTCGCCGTCGAACTGCCGCTCGAAGTCGTCCCGATCGTGCAGAAGGAGGCTGTCGAGCTCTGCCGCCGCATGGCGAAGCCGGTCATCGTCGCGACGCAGATGCTCGAGTCGATGATCCACTCCCCCGTGCCTACGCGTGCTGAGGCGTCCGACGTCGCCAACGCCGTCCTCGACGGCACGGACGCGGTCATGCTGTCGGGCGAGACGAGTGTCGGCGAGTACCCCGTCATCACGGTCCAGACGATGGCCCGCATCGTCGAATCGACGGAAGACCACGGCCTCGAGCGCATCCGCCCGATCAGCGCGAAGCCCCGCACGCAGGGTGGCATCATCACGCTGGCCGCGAACGAGGTCGCCGAGTTCGTCGGGGCGAAGTTCATCTGCATCTTCACCGAGTCGGGCGATACAGCGCGTCGCATGTCGCGCCTGCGCCCGGGCATCCCGATGATGGCGTTCGCGGTCGACCCCGCGATCCGCCGTCGTATGGCGCTCACGTGGGGCGTGCAGTCGACGCTCGTCGAGCACGTCGCGCACACGGACCTCATGTTCATCCAGGTCGACGAGTTCTTCCTCGGCCAGGGACTCGCGAAGGAAGGCGACAAGGTCGTCGTGATCTCGGGTTCGCCTCCCGGAATCATCGGGTCGACCAACGACATCCGCGTGCACAAGATCGGCGACGCCGCCCACGGCAAGGCGCCGATCTACCAGGCCGAGAAGTAG
- a CDS encoding hotdog fold thioesterase: protein MTAEHSLADDDGMDWIRRRGMGALAEKMGIEFTEFTIDRAVATMPVEGNTQPVGLLHGGAYVVLGESLGSMAANLHAGPERLAVGVDINATHTRSATSGIVTGVCTPVHLGRSMTVHEIAVTDDQGRRCSTIRITNMIKDR, encoded by the coding sequence ATGACCGCTGAGCACTCCCTCGCCGACGACGACGGAATGGACTGGATCCGCCGCCGCGGCATGGGCGCCCTCGCCGAGAAGATGGGCATCGAGTTCACCGAGTTCACGATCGACCGGGCGGTGGCCACGATGCCCGTCGAGGGCAACACCCAGCCGGTGGGGCTGCTGCACGGCGGGGCGTACGTCGTGCTCGGCGAGTCGCTGGGATCGATGGCCGCGAACCTCCACGCCGGCCCGGAGCGCCTGGCCGTGGGCGTCGACATCAACGCGACGCACACCCGCTCCGCGACGAGCGGCATCGTGACGGGCGTCTGCACGCCGGTGCACCTCGGCCGCAGCATGACCGTGCACGAGATCGCCGTCACCGACGATCAGGGGCGCCGGTGCTCGACGATCCGCATCACGAACATGATCAAGGACCGCTGA